Proteins from one Doryrhamphus excisus isolate RoL2022-K1 chromosome 19, RoL_Dexc_1.0, whole genome shotgun sequence genomic window:
- the LOC131107110 gene encoding sphingosine-1-phosphate phosphatase 1-like, protein MVMDAIKTFVETCHYLQDPRLVAKFQHLCGVRGTFPEKPSDEQGSSASEPGCPGLRQRIPGEDVSNGAAVHVNGVKGDPKPDETTRAKPLRRNSLTGDVGQEFLIHNKLLFYLFTFGTELGNEMFFIIFFPFLFWNIDALVSRRLIVVWAWNLFVGQSTKDMVRWSRPASPPVVKVEVFYNSEYSMPSTHAMTGTAIPFCLFMLTYGRWQYPFLFGLCVALCWSILVCVSRVYMGMHSVLEVITGFLYSLLILAFFHQVLDKIDTFYMTDPYAPLVILVSHVSLGLVAFSLDSWSTSRGDTAQALGTGAGAALATHANYQLGLLADHPLSSLPLALPSLGVGLVVSSLLRFAIGVAVILVTRMVMKAVTIPFLCRLFRLPAEDVRQARQHMEVELPYRYIVYSVVGFTCVCVVPLLFRVANLA, encoded by the exons ATGGTGATGGACGCCATCAAGACATTTGTGGAGACGTGTCATTATCTTCAGGACCCCCGTCTGGTGGCCAAGTTCCAGCACTTGTGTGGCGTCCGCGGGACATTTCCGGAAAAACCGAGCGACGAGCAAGGAAGCTCCGCGTCTGAGCCGGGCTGCCCCGGGCTGAGGCAGAGGATCCCCGGTGAAGACGTCAGCAACGGCGCGGCAGTGCATGTCAATGGGGTGAAAGGTGACCCTAAGCCCGATGAGACCACCCGAGCCAAGCCCCTCCGCAGGAACTCCCTCACCGGGGACGTGGGTCAGGAGTTCCTAATCCACAACAAGCTCCTCTTCTATCTCTTCACATTCGGCACCGAGCTGGGCAACGAGATgttcttcatcatcttcttccCCTTCCTCTTCTGGAACATTGACGCCCTCGTCAGCCGTAGGCTCATCGTGGTGTGGGCATGGAATCTGTTCGTGGGACAGTCCACCAAAGACATGGTGCGTTGGTCCCGACCGGCCTCCCCTCCTGTGGTGAAGGTGGAGGTCTTCTACAACTCTGAGTACAGCATGCCGTCCACACACGCCATGACTGGGACTGCCATACCCTTCTGTCTCTTCATGCTTACATATGGACGCTGGCAG TACCCGTTCCTCTTTGGTTTGTGTGTGGCCCTCTGCTGGAGCATCCTGGTGTGTGTTAGCAGAGTCTACATGGGGATGCATTCCGTTCTG GAGGTGATCACTGGCTTCCTGTACAGCCTCCTCATTCTGGCCTTCTTCCACCAAGTGTTGGACAAGATCGACACTTTTTACATGACCGACCCGTACGCTCCATTGGTTATCTTGGTGTCCCATGTGAGCCTCGGACTCGTGGCCTTCTCCCTGGACTCCTGGAGCACCTCCCGTGGGGACACGGCCCAAGCGCTGGGCACCGGGGCGGGCGCAGCTCTGGCAACCCACGCCAATTATCAGCTGGGGCTGCTGGCCGACCATCCGCTGTCATCTTTGCCTCTCGCCTTGCCTTCGCTCGGCGTGGGGTTGGTTGTTAGCTCCCTGCTACGCTTCGCCATCGGGGTGGCAGTTATCCTGGTCACCAGGATGGTTATGAAAGCAGTGACCATCCCCTTCCTGTGTCGACTCTTCAGGCTGCCCGCTGAGGATGTGAGACAGGCAAGGCAACACATGGAAGTGGAGCTGCCGTACCGTTACATCGTCTACAGCGTTGTCGGGTTTACCTGCGTGTGTGTGGTGCCTCTCCTCTTCAGGGTCGCAAACCTGGCGTGA
- the LOC131107149 gene encoding potassium voltage-gated channel subfamily H member 5-like has translation MHGGKRGLVAPQNTFLENIVRRSSETSFLLGNAQIVEWPVVYSNDGFCKLSGYHRAEVMHRSSTCNFMYGDLTDKTTIDNIRQTFDNYESNFYEVLLYTKNRTPIWLYMQVAPIRNENNKVVLFLCTFRDITLFKQPIEDETTRGWTKFARLTRALTNNRNLVQQMAPLSKTEVNHKPSRLAEALQLGSDILPQYKQEAPKTPPHIILHYCTFKTTWDWVILILTFYTAIMVPYNVSFRTRQSNLVWLVLDSIVDVIFLVDIVLNFHTTFVGPAGEVISDARLIRMNYVKTWFVIDLLSCLPYDIINAFENFDEDFITSSSTGSHLRDSSVFHRNSTRMEDSVLPGLSSLFSSLKVIRLLRLGRVARKLDHYLEYGAAVLVLLVCVFGLVAHWLACIWYSIGDHEVIDETTNTIKTDSWLYQLALSIGTPYRYNASGTGQWEGGPNKDTLYISSLYFTMTSLTTIGFGNIAPTTDGEKIFSVAMMMVGSLLYATIFGNVTTIFQQMYTNTNRYHEMLNNVRDFLKLYQVPKGLSERVMDFIVSTWAMSKGIDTDKVLSICPKDMRADICVHLNRQVFNDHPAFRLASDGCLRSLAVEFQTTHCAPGDLIFHIGESVDTLCFVVSGSLEVIQDDEVIAILGKGDVFGDVFWKESTMARACANVRALTYCDLHVIRRDALMRVLEFYTAFANSFARNLILTCNLRKRVIFRKIADVKREQERQRNEVALSIPDDHPVRKLFQRFRQQRDGQTPGESPSYLDHNCVQEEPPHTNSTASQAQPVAVQQGGDGGGVGDVGCVAPPAEKLQQNCTTDAQFSSCVEMMQNQGVNNQAQGRSVGAEGSGGLAARKGGARGWAKFKNATSAAPPPLPPQGEQEKPPEKLEAWTKGSQSSEPITATNQNQNQEDCGEGGSNAGEATTLHKTDSCDSGITKSDLRIDRVGDSRSSFERSPLERSPMERNPFGAPGSERDLLQTTLYEAKVELKGDIQLLSGRLSVLEAQVGEILRLLSIKRRLSLPPTSSPRPRVKGQDSVTASVRPKKDDGPF, from the exons ATGCATGGGGGCAAGAGAGGACTGGTGGCCCCGCAAAACACCTTTTTGGAGAACATCGTCCGGCGTTCCAGTG AAACCAGCTTCCTGTTGGGAAACGCACAGATCGTGGAGTGGCCTGTCGTGTACAGCAACGATGGATTCTGCAAGCTGTCCGGCTACCACAGAGCTGAAGTCATGCACAGGAGCAGCACATGCAA CTTCATGTACGGAGACTTGACTGACAAGACAACCATCGACAACATCCGCCAGACATTTGACAACTATGAGTCCAACTTCTACGAAGTGCTGCTCTACACCAAAAACA gAACACCCATATGGCTCTACATGCAGGTGGCGCCCATCCGAAATGAAAACAACAAGGTGGTTCTTTTCCTCTGCACCTTCAGAGACATCACGCTCTTCAAACAGCCCATTGAGGACGAAACGACGCGAG GATGGACAAAGTTTGCCAGGCTAACGCGGGCGCTCACCAACAATCGTAACCTGGTACAGCAGATGGCGCCACTGAGCAAGACAGAGGTCAACCATAAGCCGTCCAGATTGGCCGAG gccctcCAGCTGGGCTCCGATATCCTCCCCCAGTACAAGCAGGAAGCCCCCAAAACCCCCCCGCACATCATCCTCCACTACTGCACCTTCAAGACCACGTGGGACTGGGTCATCCTCATCCTGACGTTCTACACGGCCATCATGGTGCCGTACAACGTGTCGTTCAGGACCAGGCAGAGCAACCTGGTGTGGCTGGTGCTGGACAGCATCGTGGACGTCATCTTCCTGGTGGACATCGTGCTCAACTTCCACACCACCTTCGTGGGCCCCGCCGGCGAGGTCATTTCCGACGCCAGGCTCATTCGCATGAACTACGTCAAGACGTGGTTCGTCATCGATCTGCTGTCGTGTCTGCCCTATGACATCATCAACGCCTTTGAGAATTTTGATGAG GACTTCATCACATCTTCATCCACGGGTAGTCATCTTCGTGATTCGTCAGTCTTCCACAGGAACAGCACCAGGATGGAGGACTCAGTACTACCA GGTCTCAGCAGCCTCTTCAGCTCCCTAAAGGTCATCCGCCTACTCCGTTTGGGCCGCGTGGCCCGCAAACTGGACCACTACCTGGAGTATGGCGCCGCCGTCCTGGTCCTGCTGGTGTGCGTCTTCGGCCTGGTGGCCCACTGGCTGGCTTGCATCTGGTACAGCATCGGCGACCACGAAGTCATCGACGAGACCACCAACACCATCAAGACGGACAGCTGGCTGTACCAGCTGGCATTGAGCATCGGGACGCCGTACCGCTACAACGCCAGCGGCACGGGCCAGTGGGAAGGTGGCCCCAACAAGGACACGCTGTACATTTCCTCGTTGTACTTCACCATGACCAGCCTCACCACCATCGGCTTTGGCAACATCGCTCCCACCACGGACGGGGAGAAGATTTTCTCCGTGGCCATGATGATGGTGGGAT CGCTGTTGTACGCCACCATCTTCGGCAACGTGACCACCATCTTCCAGCAGATGTACACCAACACCAATCGCTACCACGAGATGCTGAACAACGTGCGAGACTTCCTCAAGCTCTACCAGGTTCCCAAAGGTCTCAGTGAGAGGGTCATGGACTTCATCGTCTCCACTTGGGCCATGTCTAAGGGCATCGACACAGACAAG GTGCTGTCCATCTGCCCCAAAGACATGCGTGCGGACATCTGCGTGCACCTCAACAGGCAGGTGTTCAACGACCACCCCGCTTTCCGCCTGGCCAGCGACGGCTGCCTCCGCTCTCTGGCCGTGGAGTTCCAGACCACACACTGCGCGCCCGGCGACCTGATCTTCCACATCGGCGAGAGCGTGGACACCCTCTGCTTCGTGGTGTCCGGCTCCCTGGAGGTCATCCAGGACGACGAGGTCATCGCCATACTGG GTAAAGGTGATGTGTTCGGAGACGTCTTCTGGAAAGAGAGCACCATGGCGCGAGCGTGCGCAAACGTTCGAGCACTGACCTACTGCGACCTGCACGTCATCAGGAGGGACGccctcatgagggtgctggagttTTACACGGCCTTCGCCAACTCCTTTGCACGCAACCTCATCCTCACCTGCAATCTACGCAAACGG GTCATCTTCAGAAAGATAGCCGATGTAAAGAGGGAACAGGAGCGTCAGAGGAACGAGGTGGCGCTCTCCATCCCAGACGACCATCCCGTTCGGAAGCTCTTCCAGAGGTTCCGGCAGCAGAGGGACGGCCAAACGCCAGGAGAGTCTCCCTCTTACCTGGATCACAACTGCGTCCAGGAGGAGCCGCCTCACACCAACTCAACCGCTAGCCAAGCTCAGCCTGTTGCTGTCCAGCAGGGCGGCGATGGGGGCGGGGTGGGCGATGTAGGCTGCGTGGCCCCGCCTGCTGAGAAGTTGCAACAAAACTGCACCACAGATGCTCAGTTTAGCTCTTGTGTGGAAATGATGCAGAACCAGGGGGTTAATAACCAAGCACAGGGTCGTAGTGTGGGCGCAGAGGGGTCTGGGGGCCTTGCCGCCCGCAAGGGAGGGGCTAGGGGGTGGGCCAAGTTTAAAAACGCCACCTCTGCTGcaccacctcctcttcctcctcaagGGGAGCAGGAGAAGCCACCAGAGAAACTGGAGGCTTGGACCAAAGGATCTCAGTCATCAGAACCAATAACAGCCaccaaccagaaccagaaccaggagGACTGCGGGGAGGGCGGCTCCAACGCAGGAGAAGCCACCACCCTCCATAAAACAGACTCATGTGACAGCGGCATCACAAAAAGCGACTTGCGCATCGACCGGGTGGGAGATTCCAGGAGCTCCTTCGAGCGCAGCCCCTTGGAGCGCAGCCCCATGGAAAGGAACCCATTTGGGGCACCCGGGTCCGAGCGGGACCTCCTGCAAACCACGCTGTACGAGGCCAAGGTGGAGCTGAAGGGGGACATTCAGCTTCTGAGCGGTAGGCTCTCCGTGTTGGAGGCTCAGGTGGGCGAGATCCTGAGGTTGCTGTCCATCAAAAGAAGACTCTCGCTGCCGCCCACATCCTCCCCAAGACCCAGGGTGAAAGGTCAAGACTCCGTTACGGCCTCTGTTAGACCCAAAAAAGATGACGGCCCCTTCTGA